The Fulvivirga ligni genome window below encodes:
- a CDS encoding SRPBCC domain-containing protein: MKTLEFKKDIKASAEKTYDTMLGLKNIKTYEQWAAEFNPTSTYEGSWDKGSKIYFIGTDDEGNKGGMVSEIADNVPFSFVSIRHYGILNGETEITKGEEVEKWTGGMEKYRFNEHDGVTTVHIEVDVAEDFADDFKATWPKALNKLQELAENQN; encoded by the coding sequence ATGAAAACATTAGAATTTAAAAAAGATATCAAGGCTTCTGCGGAGAAGACCTATGACACTATGCTGGGGCTTAAGAACATTAAAACCTATGAGCAATGGGCCGCTGAGTTTAACCCAACCTCAACTTATGAAGGTAGCTGGGACAAGGGGTCTAAGATCTATTTTATAGGCACAGATGATGAAGGCAACAAAGGCGGTATGGTTTCAGAAATTGCTGATAATGTACCTTTCAGTTTTGTGTCCATTCGTCACTATGGCATATTAAATGGTGAAACCGAGATCACGAAAGGAGAGGAAGTGGAAAAATGGACCGGAGGAATGGAAAAATATAGATTCAACGAGCATGATGGAGTTACCACTGTCCATATAGAAGTTGATGTAGCAGAAGACTTTGCTGATGATTTCAAGGCTACCTGGCCTAAAGCTTTAAACAAGCTGCAGGAGCTTGCTGAGAATCAAAATTAA
- a CDS encoding rhomboid family protein, whose translation MDSPIFFLIILIVIITYNGLRNYSFQEKYLFHVDRILIAKEYYRLISSGFLHGGWIHLAFNMLALASFGKFSWYILGAGGFSLLYMASLIGGNLLALYVHRNHGNYRALGASGAVFGVIFSSIVFNPFSRISFIFIPVGIPGWIMGIIFVLVSVWGIRKQTGNVGHEAHLGGAIIGMIVTALLRPDTLTSHPWIFALLGIPSIGFVLYTLKNPNFLVFDSFSSKSKPKYDRYEPSRAQQLDELLDKISALGYEKLTDAEKKRLKELSEK comes from the coding sequence ATGGACTCTCCTATCTTTTTCCTGATTATTCTTATAGTTATCATCACCTATAATGGGCTGAGAAATTATTCATTTCAGGAAAAATATCTCTTTCATGTAGATAGAATATTGATAGCCAAAGAATATTACAGGCTTATCAGTTCTGGCTTCTTACATGGAGGATGGATACATCTGGCCTTCAATATGTTAGCGCTAGCATCTTTCGGAAAATTTAGCTGGTATATATTGGGGGCTGGTGGTTTTTCATTACTCTACATGGCCAGCTTAATTGGAGGCAACTTACTGGCTTTATATGTCCATAGGAACCATGGAAATTATAGAGCTCTTGGGGCTTCAGGTGCGGTATTCGGTGTCATATTTTCTTCTATTGTATTTAATCCTTTTTCAAGAATCTCGTTTATTTTCATTCCGGTGGGCATTCCCGGCTGGATAATGGGAATCATTTTCGTACTAGTATCAGTATGGGGAATTCGAAAGCAAACTGGCAATGTAGGCCATGAAGCTCACCTGGGTGGTGCCATCATCGGCATGATCGTCACGGCCTTACTTAGACCTGACACACTTACATCTCACCCATGGATCTTTGCCTTACTAGGCATTCCTAGCATTGGTTTTGTACTTTATACTTTAAAGAATCCTAATTTCCTGGTTTTTGATTCCTTTTCATCTAAATCCAAGCCGAAGTATGACAGGTATGAACCCTCTCGTGCTCAGCAGCTAGATGAGTTGCTGGACAAAATAAGCGCCCTGGGGTACGAAAAGCTAACCGATGCTGAGAAGAAAAGGCTGAAAGAACTTTCTGAAAAGTAA
- a CDS encoding helix-turn-helix domain-containing protein: MSIQVDIFNHLKSTRNDSSLVSELSDLLSVSIDSVYRRLRGDTDITLDELSKICNHFNISIDSFLCKNSQKVDFHQAWGNGEEFNYTLYLERIKGEMEVLSDIPNSRLFYSSKDIPIFYNLLIPELAEFKGFFWEKSVAQLPHLRQAQFSSKSIDDKRLKLAEEILNYHNTVETSELWNDGVLNSTLNQIQFYNDSGFFTSDDDFIVLLEKMKELIDHCEIQAEIGCKFKFNEDSDGCKKNYNLYYSDILIGDNTIILDINEQKSVYKAHNIIDNIVTHHQHFCERTLQMHEKFLSTATLISSTNQRERVRFFNRLRKKVNALERLAV; the protein is encoded by the coding sequence ATGAGTATTCAGGTTGATATTTTCAATCATCTCAAATCTACTAGAAACGACTCTTCTTTAGTTTCAGAATTATCTGATTTACTGTCAGTTAGCATAGATAGCGTATACAGAAGACTGCGAGGTGATACAGACATTACACTGGATGAATTATCCAAAATTTGCAACCACTTTAATATATCTATAGATTCTTTCCTTTGTAAAAATTCTCAAAAAGTAGATTTTCATCAGGCTTGGGGAAACGGTGAAGAGTTTAATTACACCTTATATCTTGAAAGAATTAAGGGTGAGATGGAGGTTTTATCAGATATTCCTAATTCTCGCCTATTCTACTCAAGCAAGGATATACCGATCTTCTACAATCTGCTAATTCCGGAACTGGCAGAGTTTAAAGGCTTTTTCTGGGAAAAATCCGTAGCACAACTCCCACATCTGCGACAAGCTCAGTTTAGCTCCAAATCGATAGATGACAAAAGACTAAAGCTTGCAGAGGAAATTCTGAATTATCATAATACTGTAGAAACCTCAGAGCTTTGGAATGATGGCGTGCTTAACAGCACCCTAAACCAAATTCAGTTTTATAATGACTCGGGGTTTTTCACCAGTGATGATGACTTTATTGTTCTATTGGAAAAAATGAAGGAACTCATTGATCATTGTGAAATACAGGCTGAGATAGGCTGCAAGTTTAAGTTTAATGAAGATAGTGACGGATGCAAAAAGAACTACAATCTCTATTACAGCGATATACTGATTGGCGATAACACCATAATCTTGGACATTAACGAACAAAAATCAGTTTATAAAGCGCATAATATTATTGATAACATAGTAACACACCACCAACATTTCTGCGAACGCACGCTACAAATGCATGAAAAGTTTCTTTCTACAGCCACGTTGATAAGTAGCACTAATCAAAGGGAGCGGGTAAGGTTTTTCAATCGCCTTAGAAAGAAGGTGAATGCCCTGGAAAGACTAGCAGTGTAG
- a CDS encoding acetyl-CoA hydrolase/transferase family protein, with amino-acid sequence MKNELKIVSPEEAVKCISSGNRILIQGAAMTPTVLVDALCQRYKEFENVEVIHMHTEGEALYTEEPYRSSFKINSCFVGKNVRQAVNSGYGDYIPIFLSEVHLLFRRNILPLDVAIIQVSPPDKHGYCSLGTSVDVVIPALETAKMVIAQVNPRVPRTHGDGIIHVSKIDFAIEADEPIYCSSIKTPTEVEIEIGRHVAGLVEDGATLQMGIGGIPNVVLANLKNHKRLGIHTEMFSDGVLPLVEAGVITGEEKRVKPGKIVSCFAVGSQALYDFMDDNPLVDMKEAAYTNDTAIIRKNPKVTAINSAIEIDLCGQICADTIGKFQYSGVGGQMDFIRGASLSPGGKAIFAMPSTTNKGISKIVPYLKEGAGVTTTRAHVHYVATEYGVVDLFGLNLKQRAHALISIAHPDHREQLEREAFERFNAMV; translated from the coding sequence ATGAAAAATGAATTGAAAATAGTGAGCCCTGAAGAGGCAGTAAAATGCATATCATCTGGAAACAGAATTCTCATTCAGGGAGCTGCCATGACTCCTACAGTTTTGGTAGATGCACTCTGCCAGCGATATAAGGAGTTTGAAAACGTAGAAGTAATACATATGCACACAGAAGGTGAAGCATTATATACTGAAGAACCTTACAGGTCGTCTTTTAAAATCAATAGCTGCTTTGTAGGTAAGAATGTGCGGCAGGCAGTGAACAGTGGTTATGGTGATTATATTCCTATTTTTTTAAGTGAAGTACATCTTTTATTCAGAAGAAATATATTGCCATTAGATGTAGCCATTATTCAGGTTTCGCCACCAGATAAGCATGGCTATTGTTCATTAGGTACATCCGTAGATGTGGTGATACCTGCTTTGGAAACTGCTAAAATGGTTATCGCTCAGGTCAATCCAAGAGTACCAAGAACTCATGGCGACGGCATCATTCATGTGAGCAAAATCGACTTTGCTATTGAAGCTGATGAGCCTATTTATTGTTCCAGCATAAAAACTCCAACTGAGGTTGAAATAGAAATTGGAAGGCACGTGGCTGGTTTAGTGGAGGATGGAGCTACGCTACAGATGGGGATCGGTGGAATTCCTAACGTGGTATTGGCTAATCTGAAAAATCATAAGAGACTGGGTATTCATACAGAAATGTTTTCTGATGGAGTACTTCCATTAGTAGAGGCGGGCGTGATCACTGGTGAGGAAAAGCGTGTGAAGCCAGGGAAAATAGTGAGTTGTTTTGCTGTAGGTTCACAGGCACTCTATGATTTTATGGATGATAACCCATTGGTAGATATGAAAGAAGCGGCGTATACTAATGACACAGCTATCATAAGAAAAAATCCAAAAGTAACAGCTATAAACAGTGCCATTGAAATTGATCTGTGCGGTCAGATATGTGCAGATACTATTGGTAAATTCCAATACTCGGGAGTAGGAGGGCAGATGGATTTTATAAGAGGGGCTTCTTTATCTCCAGGTGGTAAAGCCATCTTTGCTATGCCATCTACAACTAATAAAGGTATATCTAAAATAGTACCTTATTTAAAAGAGGGGGCCGGAGTTACCACTACTCGAGCACATGTACATTACGTAGCTACGGAATATGGTGTGGTTGATCTTTTTGGTCTGAACCTCAAGCAAAGAGCACATGCATTGATATCCATTGCGCATCCTGACCATCGTGAGCAGCTAGAGCGAGAAGCTTTCGAAAGATTTAATGCCATGGTTTAA
- a CDS encoding YceI family protein → MKRSIYLTLVLSLAAFAAMAQTYTVSNKTSKLEVFGTSTLHDWEIKAETVSGKADLTVDGTNVTINSLYFQLKGETLKSGKSSMDKNTYEALKTDDHPWIKYQLKTAKAEGGKLSTTGTLTIAGASKQVQMNVTPTVEGNKVSFKGKITFKMSDFKIDPPTALMGTIKTGDEVTISFDVQYTK, encoded by the coding sequence ATGAAACGATCTATCTATTTAACCCTGGTATTAAGTCTGGCAGCCTTTGCGGCGATGGCTCAAACCTATACAGTAAGTAATAAAACTTCCAAGCTGGAGGTGTTCGGAACTTCAACATTACATGATTGGGAAATCAAGGCAGAGACAGTGTCAGGAAAAGCGGATTTAACAGTGGATGGTACCAACGTCACTATTAACTCATTGTACTTTCAGCTAAAAGGAGAAACCCTAAAAAGTGGTAAATCTTCTATGGATAAAAACACATATGAGGCCTTAAAAACTGATGATCATCCATGGATTAAGTATCAGCTTAAAACAGCAAAAGCGGAGGGAGGTAAGTTGAGTACTACCGGTACGCTCACCATTGCAGGAGCTTCTAAGCAGGTCCAAATGAACGTAACACCCACTGTAGAAGGAAACAAGGTTTCTTTCAAAGGTAAAATCACTTTTAAAATGAGCGATTTTAAAATCGACCCTCCCACAGCACTTATGGGAACCATTAAAACCGGAGACGAAGTCACTATCAGCTTCGATGTACAGTACACCAAATAA
- a CDS encoding M57 family metalloprotease — MKTKQLKFRLNLSVFAILAVMFSFYSCNQEEEMAPNNKPEVLSEELDDHVVFLTSTGFEKEEIAFNNERQMFVIGEDVMISKTEVENYIKRDGLTKNGKEQQRRGTYIVSNAYVTNVKYYMDGTVPSSWRTAINDAVAAWNAVNGTKLYMSVVSNSGSANIRVSALADNGAGWVARATLPGSNGAPGSIMEINTYYNSMGAGMKLFAMAHEMGHNIGLLHTNQTDGAIIPGTPTTDANSVMNSFVLEWNGFTYYDQVAVQVLYPEGNTGNVVTVYKDCNYSGAAQGYPVGSYTLSQMQARGTVNDDISSFRVSAGYRIIFYEHDNFQGAGAYATSDISCLLNYDWNDRISSIKVEAF, encoded by the coding sequence ATGAAAACTAAACAATTGAAGTTTAGATTGAACTTGAGCGTATTCGCTATTCTAGCTGTTATGTTCTCCTTTTATTCTTGTAATCAGGAGGAAGAAATGGCTCCCAACAACAAGCCAGAAGTTCTCAGTGAAGAGCTTGATGATCATGTGGTTTTCCTTACCAGCACTGGTTTTGAAAAAGAAGAAATCGCCTTTAATAACGAAAGGCAGATGTTCGTTATCGGCGAAGATGTAATGATCTCTAAAACTGAAGTAGAGAATTACATTAAAAGAGATGGCCTCACTAAAAACGGTAAAGAACAGCAGCGTCGTGGTACTTACATCGTAAGCAATGCCTACGTTACAAATGTAAAGTACTACATGGATGGCACAGTTCCTTCAAGCTGGAGAACTGCCATTAACGATGCCGTAGCAGCGTGGAATGCTGTAAATGGCACTAAGCTTTACATGTCAGTAGTGAGTAACAGCGGAAGCGCTAATATCAGAGTAAGTGCTCTTGCTGACAATGGTGCTGGTTGGGTGGCCAGAGCTACTTTACCAGGATCTAACGGTGCGCCAGGAAGCATCATGGAAATTAACACCTATTATAATTCTATGGGTGCCGGCATGAAACTATTTGCTATGGCTCATGAAATGGGACATAACATAGGTTTGCTTCACACTAACCAAACTGACGGTGCCATCATACCAGGAACGCCTACTACAGACGCTAACTCAGTAATGAATTCATTTGTATTAGAATGGAATGGCTTCACTTACTATGATCAGGTGGCCGTGCAAGTATTATACCCTGAAGGTAATACAGGAAATGTAGTCACTGTTTACAAAGACTGTAACTATAGTGGCGCTGCACAAGGATACCCTGTAGGTTCTTACACCCTTTCACAAATGCAAGCCAGAGGCACTGTGAATGATGATATCTCTAGCTTCAGAGTAAGCGCTGGCTACAGAATCATTTTCTATGAACATGATAATTTCCAGGGAGCTGGTGCTTATGCTACTTCAGATATCAGCTGTCTGTTAAATTATGATTGGAATGACAGAATCTCTTCTATTAAGGTGGAAGCATTTTAA
- a CDS encoding DUF6973 domain-containing protein — protein MIRLNNTWSYLPFALLIILFASCEKDAVEPQVEKAITFEGLKARMPQNYNENILSLSLEDLKSQYTSLKGSTNSKSSAEEIDVSMDEMASIISVIMKKYPDTDELTATDVARVQEDFNGISKQEIHENIDAITDFYDPVLRYELVNALAAFQPQRNSGARTSDYFGYDISAAEAWALIWHPRLIKPTRDATEKAKAFTSEYFPGQGAWRTKADAFRHGIWNALLAKYVGDKKNKISKCTDWAKTFTDKHEEAAVKMPDVTDAEFRLDKDMDYHNNKIGRDYFSSVAWVDKRKWYQTAVVKSPSDDTMADAIFARTNSARKVTTKAQMDSFPNNLVYLF, from the coding sequence ATGATCAGACTGAATAATACATGGTCTTATTTACCATTTGCTTTACTAATTATCCTTTTTGCCAGTTGTGAAAAAGATGCTGTAGAGCCACAAGTTGAAAAGGCAATTACTTTCGAAGGGTTGAAAGCCAGGATGCCTCAAAATTATAATGAGAATATACTTTCTCTATCGCTAGAGGACTTGAAGAGTCAGTATACCTCTCTTAAAGGATCTACCAACTCCAAAAGCAGCGCTGAGGAAATTGATGTTTCCATGGATGAGATGGCCTCGATAATATCAGTGATAATGAAGAAATATCCTGATACTGATGAGCTTACAGCAACAGATGTAGCTCGTGTTCAGGAAGACTTCAATGGTATTAGTAAGCAGGAAATCCATGAGAATATTGATGCCATCACCGACTTTTATGATCCTGTTTTGAGGTATGAATTGGTTAATGCTCTGGCGGCTTTTCAGCCACAAAGGAATTCTGGAGCCAGAACTTCTGATTATTTTGGTTATGATATCAGTGCTGCAGAAGCCTGGGCATTGATTTGGCACCCAAGGCTTATAAAGCCCACCAGGGATGCTACGGAAAAGGCCAAAGCGTTCACAAGTGAATATTTTCCAGGTCAGGGTGCCTGGAGGACCAAAGCTGATGCTTTCAGACATGGTATTTGGAATGCCTTACTGGCCAAATATGTAGGTGATAAGAAAAACAAAATCAGTAAGTGTACTGATTGGGCCAAAACCTTCACTGACAAACATGAAGAGGCAGCTGTGAAAATGCCAGATGTTACAGATGCTGAGTTCAGGTTGGATAAAGACATGGACTATCATAATAATAAAATAGGCAGAGACTACTTTAGCAGTGTGGCCTGGGTGGATAAAAGAAAATGGTACCAGACTGCAGTGGTAAAATCTCCTTCAGATGATACCATGGCTGATGCCATCTTTGCCAGGACCAATTCGGCCAGAAAAGTCACTACCAAAGCTCAAATGGATTCGTTCCCAAATAACCTGGTGTATTTATTCTAA
- a CDS encoding 3-keto-disaccharide hydrolase encodes MLLKRTAFALVLTGALNTLAFAQENYPNTPPKESPMPMKPEMTEIWEPEVAVITPGKKLGDAPSDAIILFDGSNLDQWVSQNDPSKAAAWKIVDNDYMEIVPGKGGIQTKMKFADCQLHLEFSAPDKVENSGQGRGNSGVFFQNRYELQVLDSYNNRTYRNGQAGSIYKDHAPLVNAMRKPDEWNTYDVIYTAPRFKENGQIDAPARITVLHNGVIVQNNVTINGLTLYIGLHHYPEAHGEDVISLQDHGTKAQFRNIWIRKL; translated from the coding sequence ATGCTTTTAAAAAGAACTGCTTTTGCACTTGTACTTACAGGTGCACTAAATACATTAGCCTTCGCTCAGGAGAATTATCCTAACACTCCTCCCAAAGAATCTCCCATGCCTATGAAACCAGAGATGACAGAAATCTGGGAGCCGGAAGTAGCTGTGATTACACCGGGTAAAAAGCTGGGTGATGCCCCTTCAGATGCCATCATTTTATTTGATGGTTCTAATCTGGATCAATGGGTGAGTCAAAACGATCCCAGTAAGGCGGCTGCCTGGAAAATAGTGGACAATGATTATATGGAAATAGTGCCTGGAAAAGGTGGTATTCAAACCAAAATGAAATTTGCTGACTGTCAGCTGCATCTGGAATTTAGCGCTCCTGATAAAGTAGAAAATTCAGGTCAGGGCCGTGGTAATAGCGGTGTATTCTTCCAAAACAGATATGAACTGCAAGTGCTAGATTCTTACAACAACAGAACCTACAGAAATGGCCAGGCAGGTAGTATTTATAAAGATCATGCTCCTTTGGTAAATGCCATGCGAAAACCAGACGAATGGAACACTTATGATGTGATTTACACAGCTCCCAGATTCAAAGAAAATGGTCAAATAGATGCACCTGCGCGCATTACAGTGCTGCATAATGGCGTGATAGTTCAAAATAATGTAACAATTAATGGCCTTACATTATATATAGGCTTGCACCACTACCCTGAAGCCCATGGGGAAGATGTAATTTCACTTCAAGACCATGGCACCAAAGCTCAGTTTAGAAACATCTGGATCAGAAAACTGTAA
- a CDS encoding S8 family peptidase, whose product MNLITKIQKALLLFGVIAMCSCEDQTTVIKTDAEAIADPISGMEFPLISVKENTKDALTITDINRMVPAEAGNQSPWREVDDYVLWSAVVRGEGKVAIGVQELDEHATPALQSEISVMEYAKLYTQAYLNLLNKATDNAALEFESYDGFPIIWATINDYEMLAKLRQLPTVRYIEPDGFDLAANESINAKQASGSGCSDDENYANQSDRYTIPPGTNYKVSWHLYTHNIPAAWNYADGEDIRIGMVDTGVGEKQNQLRGNFGSGRTVILSRTTEALFKKNRHPYDDCGHGTSMAGQMTAPKNSIGAMVGIAPRADLHSVKIADGVIIETTKERQAFVKAVRKLADDAAVKVINISVGRLNGRDDMKDALDYADSKGKLVVCAAGSVLGLKIFPASYSKTIAATGVVYDPNRDPLGINLQVIQSDGVHNADGDHVDFAVYLKRKSDGDYALGLNRSNPNSKKALGSSAASATVSGIAALIWSVKPNLSKNQVIQIMQDASSYRRYTGGPSNNFGYGIIDAERAVKNARDNY is encoded by the coding sequence ATGAACTTAATAACCAAAATTCAAAAGGCATTATTGCTATTCGGAGTAATAGCAATGTGCAGTTGTGAAGATCAAACTACGGTCATTAAAACCGATGCAGAGGCCATAGCCGACCCTATATCTGGTATGGAGTTTCCTTTAATATCTGTGAAGGAAAATACTAAAGATGCATTGACCATTACAGATATTAATAGAATGGTTCCAGCAGAGGCTGGAAATCAATCGCCTTGGAGAGAAGTCGATGACTATGTGCTATGGAGTGCAGTAGTGAGAGGCGAAGGAAAAGTAGCCATAGGTGTTCAAGAACTTGATGAGCACGCCACACCAGCCCTTCAATCCGAAATCTCTGTGATGGAGTACGCTAAACTTTATACTCAGGCGTACTTAAACCTCTTGAATAAAGCAACTGATAATGCTGCCCTGGAATTTGAGTCTTATGATGGTTTCCCAATCATTTGGGCTACTATTAATGATTACGAAATGTTGGCCAAGCTTAGGCAGTTACCCACGGTACGATATATTGAGCCAGATGGCTTCGACCTGGCGGCAAATGAATCTATAAATGCTAAGCAAGCCAGCGGTAGTGGATGCTCTGATGATGAGAATTACGCCAATCAATCGGATAGATATACGATACCTCCAGGAACTAACTATAAAGTGAGTTGGCACTTATATACTCACAATATTCCTGCAGCCTGGAATTATGCAGACGGAGAAGATATAAGAATAGGCATGGTAGATACTGGGGTTGGAGAAAAACAAAATCAACTAAGAGGTAATTTCGGTTCTGGAAGAACAGTAATACTATCTCGTACCACAGAAGCACTATTCAAAAAAAACAGACATCCTTATGATGACTGTGGTCACGGTACCTCTATGGCTGGTCAGATGACTGCACCAAAAAATAGTATAGGAGCCATGGTGGGTATAGCACCACGTGCTGACTTGCATAGTGTAAAAATTGCCGATGGTGTAATAATAGAAACTACAAAAGAGCGTCAGGCATTTGTAAAGGCTGTTAGAAAACTGGCTGATGATGCTGCAGTGAAAGTAATAAACATATCCGTAGGTCGATTAAATGGCCGAGATGATATGAAAGATGCATTAGATTATGCTGATAGTAAAGGTAAACTGGTTGTTTGTGCTGCAGGAAGTGTATTAGGCCTGAAGATTTTCCCTGCCAGCTATAGCAAAACCATAGCCGCTACAGGTGTAGTTTATGACCCCAATCGTGATCCTCTGGGAATAAACCTACAAGTGATCCAGTCTGACGGTGTGCATAATGCCGATGGTGACCATGTAGACTTCGCCGTGTACCTTAAAAGAAAATCTGATGGTGACTATGCCTTAGGACTTAACAGAAGCAACCCTAATTCTAAAAAGGCTTTGGGTTCATCTGCGGCATCGGCAACAGTTTCTGGAATTGCTGCCTTAATCTGGTCGGTAAAGCCTAACCTTTCTAAAAATCAGGTGATCCAAATCATGCAGGATGCTTCCAGCTACCGCAGATACACCGGTGGACCCAGCAATAATTTCGGCTACGGAATCATAGATGCTGAAAGAGCAGTAAAGAATGCTCGTGATAACTACTAA
- a CDS encoding Ig-like domain-containing protein, with product MNHHFSNSIKLLVFLTAVIFQSCSDDPEEIDDMKPEVAFTNLSDGDELWNTVNIQASATDDISVFTLELFIDDQLLAASENKETISRDWITGDLTDGPHNLKVVATDPSGNVSEEEITVILKNDLISLSVDNENIKEETSGYIFVSNEQGEVIVSAELALDEELHLRNSDFNGTDFYVTEAFKQGDEYIELYTYCSVKRGSHWTLPIRNEASVNPNYLEAEITFDNASRDYSYSAASNLVNFRGINELYNVKSLVIEQSPTSIYVTKMQNGQKLGYNMFSISEGQNHIDLNQINKPYKNLSFSLPEHAEHTITVEGYLTEEKHSFPISQIRADFYLQTAYIEYPDDSFDDYSLSLRLDNRTTSYEQRSFGLDNMVYKGIQSSFSFETTEGSTTYSTTGSFDVAVYSSAFYMPDREVSWELHLPQASNKTLPAFQLPEVLQEFELSAAETSSSLYLIDYAEIDGYNEALDLIKVSENAHLNLNNLEKNYAKESHMLTTAQGRKRSM from the coding sequence ATGAACCATCATTTTTCGAATAGTATCAAGCTATTAGTTTTTTTAACCGCCGTTATATTTCAATCCTGCTCAGATGATCCAGAAGAAATAGACGATATGAAGCCTGAAGTAGCATTTACCAACCTGTCAGACGGTGATGAACTGTGGAACACGGTAAATATTCAAGCTTCAGCTACTGATGATATCTCTGTGTTCACTCTAGAACTTTTTATTGATGATCAATTACTCGCAGCGAGTGAAAATAAAGAAACTATATCCCGAGACTGGATTACTGGTGATTTAACAGATGGCCCCCATAACTTAAAAGTGGTAGCCACGGACCCTTCTGGTAATGTTTCAGAAGAGGAGATCACAGTAATTCTTAAAAATGATCTAATTTCATTATCAGTTGATAATGAGAATATTAAAGAGGAAACCTCAGGATATATATTTGTTTCTAACGAGCAGGGTGAAGTAATAGTGAGCGCAGAATTGGCATTAGATGAAGAGCTCCACCTACGAAACTCTGATTTCAATGGAACTGATTTCTATGTCACTGAAGCATTTAAGCAAGGGGACGAATATATTGAACTTTATACCTATTGTAGTGTAAAAAGAGGTAGCCATTGGACCCTGCCCATTCGAAATGAAGCATCTGTAAACCCTAATTATCTTGAAGCGGAAATCACATTTGATAATGCCAGCCGAGACTACAGCTATTCAGCGGCTTCAAATTTAGTGAATTTTCGAGGAATCAACGAATTGTATAACGTCAAGAGCTTAGTAATAGAACAAAGTCCAACTTCAATCTATGTAACTAAAATGCAGAATGGACAGAAGCTTGGTTATAACATGTTTTCCATAAGCGAAGGTCAAAATCATATTGATCTTAACCAAATTAATAAACCCTATAAAAATCTATCTTTTTCACTACCTGAACATGCTGAGCATACAATTACAGTGGAGGGATATTTGACAGAGGAGAAACATTCCTTCCCTATATCACAAATCAGAGCGGATTTTTATCTTCAAACTGCATATATAGAATATCCAGATGACTCCTTTGATGATTACAGTTTATCACTAAGACTTGATAACAGAACCACCAGCTACGAACAAAGAAGCTTTGGTCTTGATAATATGGTTTATAAAGGAATTCAATCTAGCTTCTCATTTGAAACTACAGAGGGAAGCACCACTTATAGTACCACCGGAAGTTTCGATGTAGCCGTCTATAGTTCAGCATTCTATATGCCTGACAGAGAGGTCTCCTGGGAATTACACTTGCCACAAGCTTCAAACAAAACCCTTCCAGCTTTTCAGTTACCAGAAGTATTGCAAGAGTTTGAGCTTTCGGCCGCTGAGACTTCATCAAGTTTATATTTAATTGATTATGCAGAGATAGATGGCTATAACGAGGCATTAGACCTTATAAAGGTTTCTGAAAATGCACATCTCAATCTCAATAATCTGGAGAAAAACTATGCCAAAGAAAGTCATATGTTAACTACAGCGCAGGGTAGAAAAAGAAGCATGTGA